A single region of the Ancylobacter novellus DSM 506 genome encodes:
- a CDS encoding esterase-like activity of phytase family protein — protein sequence MRKILLAGVSAAVLGLAVTASAQTTNSAFNRIATFNVIDNLPAGADPAKETVSEIITFTEDGKTLIYSDSPGKRIGFIDITDPAAPKPAGTVALDGEPTTTVVIGGKAYVGVVTSEKKSKPSGHLAVVDLASKKVEDKVDLGGQPDSIAKSPDGSYLGVAIENERDEDVNDGVIPQMPPGNFTYFEVKNGRVVDDSKKVVDLTGLAAVAPTDPEPEYLDINSRNEAVVTLQENNHIVIIDLPTGKVTANFPAGTVDLDHIDTKKDRVIDLSGSMKAVPREPDTVQWIDDNRFVTANEGDWKGGSRGFTIFDKTGKALFESGPAPEHIAVRLGHYPDKRNKKGIEMEGAEVATFGNDRLIFVASERGSIVFVYRDKGGSEAPEFLQVLPGGIGPEGLIAIPGRDLFVTAAETDLREDGGIGGIVTIYQRQPGAKPAYPTIESANGPDGLPIWWSALSGFAADPKEAGKLYAVTDSAYSQGRILTVDATATPAKITAATVLTKDGKPATGLDLEGIAVRPEGGFWAVSEGAVEKKENATQNLLLQVNADGSIAQEIALPEALAAQATRFGFEGVAVTGSGADETVWIAVQREWKDDPKGFAKILAYKPSDKSWGYVRYPLDKTEKGWVGLSEITPYKDGFIVIERDSLIGPEAKLKKLAYVSLKGMTPATLGSEVQPPVLAKTEVKDLLPLLKAPHGYVLDKVESFAIDAAGNAFIVTDNDGVDDSSGETQFISLGKLD from the coding sequence ATGCGCAAAATTCTTCTCGCCGGCGTGTCGGCGGCCGTTCTCGGCCTTGCCGTCACCGCCTCGGCTCAGACGACGAATTCCGCATTCAACCGCATTGCCACCTTTAACGTGATTGACAACCTGCCGGCCGGCGCCGATCCGGCCAAGGAGACGGTGTCGGAGATCATCACCTTCACCGAGGACGGCAAGACGCTGATCTACAGCGACAGCCCCGGCAAGCGCATCGGCTTCATCGACATCACCGATCCGGCCGCGCCCAAGCCCGCGGGCACCGTCGCCCTCGACGGCGAGCCGACCACCACCGTGGTGATCGGTGGCAAGGCCTATGTCGGCGTCGTCACCTCCGAGAAGAAGTCCAAGCCGTCGGGCCACCTGGCGGTGGTCGACCTCGCCTCGAAGAAGGTCGAGGACAAGGTCGACCTCGGCGGGCAGCCCGATTCGATCGCCAAGAGCCCGGACGGCAGCTATCTCGGCGTCGCCATCGAGAATGAGCGCGACGAGGACGTGAATGACGGCGTCATCCCGCAGATGCCGCCCGGCAACTTCACCTATTTCGAGGTGAAGAATGGCCGCGTCGTCGACGATTCCAAGAAGGTGGTCGACCTGACCGGCCTCGCCGCCGTGGCGCCGACCGACCCGGAGCCGGAATATCTCGACATCAACTCCCGCAACGAAGCGGTCGTCACGCTGCAGGAGAACAACCACATCGTCATCATCGACCTGCCCACCGGCAAGGTGACGGCGAACTTCCCGGCCGGCACCGTCGACCTCGACCACATCGACACCAAGAAGGACCGCGTCATCGACCTGTCCGGCTCGATGAAGGCGGTTCCGCGCGAGCCCGATACCGTGCAGTGGATCGACGACAACCGCTTCGTCACCGCCAATGAAGGCGACTGGAAGGGCGGCTCGCGCGGCTTCACCATCTTCGACAAGACCGGCAAGGCGCTGTTCGAATCCGGCCCGGCGCCGGAGCACATCGCCGTGCGCCTCGGCCATTATCCCGACAAGCGCAACAAGAAGGGCATCGAGATGGAGGGCGCGGAAGTCGCGACCTTCGGCAATGATCGCCTGATCTTCGTCGCTTCCGAGCGCGGCTCGATCGTCTTCGTCTACCGCGACAAGGGTGGCAGCGAGGCTCCCGAGTTCCTGCAGGTGCTGCCGGGTGGCATCGGGCCGGAGGGGCTGATCGCCATCCCCGGCCGCGATCTCTTTGTCACTGCAGCGGAAACCGACCTGCGCGAGGATGGCGGCATCGGCGGTATTGTCACCATCTACCAGCGCCAGCCCGGCGCCAAGCCGGCCTATCCGACCATCGAGTCGGCGAACGGTCCGGACGGCCTGCCGATCTGGTGGTCGGCGCTCTCGGGCTTTGCCGCCGATCCCAAGGAGGCGGGCAAGCTCTATGCGGTGACCGACAGCGCCTACAGCCAGGGCCGCATCCTGACCGTCGACGCCACCGCCACCCCGGCCAAGATCACCGCCGCGACCGTGCTCACCAAGGACGGCAAGCCGGCCACGGGCCTCGACCTCGAGGGCATCGCGGTGCGGCCCGAGGGCGGCTTCTGGGCGGTGTCGGAAGGCGCCGTCGAGAAGAAGGAGAACGCGACGCAGAACCTGCTGCTGCAGGTGAACGCCGACGGCTCCATCGCGCAGGAGATCGCGCTGCCGGAAGCGCTCGCGGCCCAGGCGACCCGCTTCGGCTTCGAGGGAGTCGCGGTGACCGGCTCTGGCGCCGATGAGACCGTGTGGATCGCCGTGCAGCGCGAATGGAAGGACGACCCGAAGGGCTTCGCCAAGATCCTCGCCTACAAGCCGTCCGACAAGAGCTGGGGCTATGTGCGCTACCCGCTCGACAAGACGGAGAAGGGCTGGGTCGGCCTGTCCGAGATCACCCCTTACAAGGACGGCTTCATCGTCATCGAGCGCGACAGCCTGATCGGGCCGGAAGCCAAGCTGAAGAAGCTCGCCTATGTCTCGCTCAAGGGCATGACCCCGGCGACGCTCGGCAGCGAGGTGCAGCCGCCAGTATTGGCCAAGACCGAGGTCAAGGACCTGCTGCCGCTGCTGAAGGCGCCGCACGGCTACGTGCTCGACAAGGTCGAGAGCTTCGCCATCGACGCGGCCGGCAACGCCTTCATCGTCACCGACAATGACGGCGTCGACGACTCCTCCGGCGAGACGCAGTTCATCTCGCTCGGCAAGCTCGACTGA
- the bcsS gene encoding cellulose biosynthesis protein BcsS — MYFYSGIDVARDNAYGWGGMAWAPFAPMDKEGLRVRTQTGGGRYEYRTQAVPGGWNIGNKMEGELLVGWQLIRGRHALAIYGGVNVVDNRLDRPDPGNRDQGTQFGAKAVAEWFYRLDERWVLTAALGGSTADGTVTGRATAGWQAFDWLDVGMEVGATTDWLDESARIGLFIATPLAAGRELRVAGGWRWSSDSNDSPYGTLSIFLPF, encoded by the coding sequence TTGTATTTCTACTCCGGCATCGATGTCGCCCGCGACAATGCCTATGGCTGGGGTGGCATGGCCTGGGCGCCCTTCGCGCCAATGGACAAGGAAGGGCTGCGCGTGCGCACCCAGACCGGCGGCGGGCGCTACGAGTACCGCACCCAGGCCGTGCCCGGCGGATGGAACATCGGCAACAAGATGGAGGGCGAGCTGCTGGTCGGCTGGCAGCTCATCCGCGGCCGGCATGCTCTGGCGATCTATGGCGGCGTCAACGTCGTCGACAACCGGCTCGACCGGCCCGATCCCGGCAATCGCGACCAGGGCACGCAATTTGGCGCCAAGGCAGTGGCGGAATGGTTCTACCGGCTGGACGAGCGCTGGGTGCTGACCGCCGCGCTCGGCGGCTCCACCGCCGATGGCACCGTCACCGGCCGCGCCACCGCCGGCTGGCAGGCCTTTGACTGGCTCGATGTGGGCATGGAAGTTGGCGCCACCACGGACTGGCTGGACGAGAGCGCCCGGATCGGCCTGTTCATCGCCACGCCACTGGCAGCCGGGCGTGAGCTGCGCGTGGCCGGCGGCTGGCGCTGGAGCAGCGACAGCAACGACAGCCCCTATGGCACGCTATCGATCTTCCTGCCGTTCTGA
- a CDS encoding nucleotidyltransferase family protein, producing the protein MVLAAGRGTRMPYAHKLTAPLNGEPLVRRAVTAALASQARPVIVVTGHEGEKVRAALAVLDVVFVDNPDFAEGLSTSLKAGIAAVPEEADRAVVLLGDMPKVEPALIDRLAAAIDPAAGRLIAVPVAQGTVQPRRGNPVAWARLLFPALMAIEGDVGARALITDEPELVAEVPVEGEGAFLDIDTRDDLEALEIHEIAERADVDARAALDGMKAEDA; encoded by the coding sequence GTGGTGCTGGCGGCCGGGCGGGGCACGCGCATGCCGTACGCGCATAAGCTCACCGCGCCGCTAAATGGCGAGCCGCTGGTGAGGCGGGCGGTGACGGCTGCGCTGGCGTCACAGGCGCGGCCAGTCATCGTCGTCACCGGCCATGAGGGCGAGAAGGTGCGCGCGGCGTTGGCCGTCCTCGATGTCGTCTTCGTCGACAATCCCGATTTCGCTGAAGGGCTTTCGACGTCGCTGAAAGCCGGCATCGCGGCCGTGCCGGAGGAGGCCGACCGCGCGGTGGTACTGCTCGGCGACATGCCCAAGGTCGAGCCGGCGCTGATCGATCGGCTCGCCGCGGCCATCGACCCGGCAGCCGGCCGGCTGATCGCCGTGCCGGTGGCGCAAGGGACGGTTCAACCGCGGCGTGGCAATCCGGTCGCCTGGGCGCGGCTTCTGTTCCCGGCGCTGATGGCAATCGAGGGCGATGTTGGCGCGCGCGCACTTATCACTGACGAGCCCGAACTGGTCGCCGAAGTGCCGGTCGAAGGCGAGGGGGCGTTCCTCGACATCGACACCCGCGACGATCTGGAGGCGCTGGAGATCCACGAGATCGCCGAACGCGCCGATGTCGACGCCCGCGCGGCGCTGGATGGGATGAAGGCTGAGGACGCGTAA
- a CDS encoding XdhC family protein codes for MQLAILEALNAEHAARRAAILVTELGSGRQRLVKSAEIAADPLAEALGEALRTGRSRLVETGNERVFLTVEVPAPRLVITGAVHVSQALAPMASAAGFDVIVVDPRTAFATPERFPGVDLRAEWPDVALPKIGLDPFTAVAALTHDPKIDDPALAEALAASCFYVGALGSRKTHGARLERLAAGGLSREALATIHAPIGLDIGAASPAEIAVSILAEVIAELRRRPAARERAA; via the coding sequence ATGCAGCTCGCTATCCTCGAAGCGCTGAACGCCGAGCACGCCGCCCGCCGTGCCGCCATCCTCGTCACCGAGCTTGGCAGCGGCCGGCAGCGGCTGGTGAAATCCGCCGAGATCGCGGCCGACCCGCTGGCGGAGGCGCTCGGCGAGGCGCTGCGCACGGGCCGCAGCCGGCTGGTCGAGACCGGCAATGAGCGGGTCTTCCTCACCGTCGAGGTGCCGGCGCCGCGTCTCGTCATCACCGGGGCGGTGCATGTCTCGCAGGCGTTGGCGCCGATGGCGAGCGCGGCCGGTTTCGACGTGATCGTCGTCGACCCGCGCACTGCCTTCGCCACGCCCGAACGCTTTCCCGGCGTCGACCTTCGCGCCGAATGGCCGGACGTGGCGCTGCCGAAGATCGGGCTCGACCCGTTCACCGCCGTCGCCGCGCTGACCCACGATCCGAAGATCGACGATCCGGCGCTGGCGGAGGCGCTGGCGGCGAGCTGCTTCTATGTCGGCGCCCTCGGCTCGCGAAAGACGCATGGCGCAAGGCTGGAACGGCTGGCGGCGGGAGGGCTCTCACGCGAGGCGCTTGCTACGATCCACGCGCCGATCGGTCTCGACATCGGCGCGGCGAGCCCGGCGGAGATCGCCGTCTCCATCCTCGCCGAGGTGATCGCCGAGCTGCGCCGCCGCCCCGCCGCGCGCGAGCGCGCTGCTTAA
- a CDS encoding helix-turn-helix domain-containing protein, whose amino-acid sequence MSGRTRSLDRGDMDAGAQAITGQLGRTIQRLRKAYNLSLSELSEQSGVAKSIISQIERNETNPTLATVWRLSQALDVSIDRFMAATDDEPFVEHLTRADTPILLSEDGKCRLTITGWIKTVEWLQWFDFVAEPGGELVSDGHQRGSVECLSVLSGELQVECGDVFETARAGETLRYRCDRRHVIRNLGSEPAHATMVCLLKAAVLD is encoded by the coding sequence ATGTCGGGCCGCACGCGCAGTCTCGATCGGGGCGACATGGACGCCGGCGCACAGGCCATCACCGGCCAGCTCGGACGCACCATCCAGCGGCTGCGTAAGGCTTACAACCTCTCGCTTTCCGAGCTGTCGGAGCAGTCCGGCGTCGCCAAGTCGATCATCAGCCAGATCGAGCGCAACGAGACCAACCCGACGCTCGCCACGGTCTGGCGCCTGTCGCAGGCGCTCGACGTCTCCATCGACCGCTTCATGGCGGCGACCGACGACGAGCCCTTTGTCGAGCACCTCACCCGTGCCGACACGCCGATCCTGCTCTCCGAGGACGGCAAGTGCCGCCTGACCATCACCGGCTGGATCAAGACGGTGGAATGGCTGCAATGGTTCGACTTCGTCGCCGAGCCGGGCGGGGAACTGGTCTCCGACGGCCACCAGCGCGGCTCGGTGGAGTGCCTCTCGGTGCTGTCGGGCGAATTGCAGGTCGAATGCGGCGATGTCTTCGAGACCGCCCGCGCCGGCGAGACGCTGCGCTACCGCTGCGACCGCCGCCACGTCATCCGCAATCTCGGTTCCGAGCCGGCGCACGCCACCATGGTGTGCCTGCTCAAGGCCGCCGTTCTCGACTGA
- a CDS encoding TRAP transporter small permease subunit gives MQSVLLGVDRLNAFIGKLFAWCIVILTLAISYEVFRRYVLHDPTTWAYDVSLMLYGALFMMAGAYTLSRNGHVRGDFIYRKWAPATQAKVDLVLYFLFYFPGILALIYSGWNYFYLSYLLNEHSSFSPEGPVIWPFKALIPITGVMMLLQGVVEVVRCVICIRTGDWPQRLHDVEEMEKIILDEAASKDNPEEVLNVIERDSTTRGSL, from the coding sequence ATGCAATCCGTCCTGCTCGGCGTAGACCGGCTGAACGCCTTCATTGGCAAGCTATTCGCCTGGTGCATCGTCATCCTCACGCTGGCCATCAGCTATGAGGTCTTCCGGCGCTACGTGCTCCACGACCCGACCACCTGGGCCTATGACGTCAGCCTGATGCTGTACGGCGCCCTGTTCATGATGGCCGGGGCCTACACGCTCTCGCGCAACGGCCATGTGCGCGGCGACTTCATCTACCGCAAATGGGCGCCGGCGACGCAGGCCAAGGTCGACCTGGTTCTCTACTTCCTGTTCTACTTCCCCGGCATCCTGGCGCTGATCTATTCCGGCTGGAACTATTTCTATCTCTCCTACCTGCTCAACGAGCATTCCTCCTTCAGCCCGGAAGGCCCGGTGATCTGGCCGTTCAAGGCGCTGATCCCCATCACCGGCGTGATGATGCTCCTGCAGGGCGTGGTCGAAGTGGTGCGCTGTGTCATCTGCATCCGCACCGGTGACTGGCCGCAGCGCCTGCACGACGTGGAGGAGATGGAGAAGATCATCCTCGATGAGGCCGCCAGCAAGGACAATCCGGAAGAGGTGCTCAATGTGATCGAGCGCGACTCCACCACCCGAGGGTCTCTGTGA
- a CDS encoding TRAP transporter large permease, with protein sequence MFLSDPALGILMLVLFLVFLMLGFPIAFTLMALGVGFGYFTQGDSIFQLFVQRTYSVMSNDVLISIPLFLFMGYVIERANILDRLFRSIQLAAGWLPGSLAVATLITCALFATATGIVGAVVTLMGLLAFPAMLRAGYDTRIASGVVCAGGCLGILIPPSVMLILYGATAGVSVVKLYAAAFIPGLALAGMYILYVIVRVMMNPSLAPKLPAEERNVPALTIILALLTSFFPLVTLIVAVLGCIIFGLATPSEAAAIGALGAVLLALAYRSFSLDKMKDSVFLTARASAMVCWLFVGSAVFSAVFALLGGQRVVEEFIMGLNLGPVGFLILTQIIIFVLGWPLEWTEIIVIFLPIFLPLLDHFGIDPIFFGVLVALNLQTSFLSPPVAMAPFYLKGVAPKHVSIDEIFSGVMPFIFIVVFAMILLYTWPGFALWLPSYLYGG encoded by the coding sequence ATGTTTCTTTCCGATCCCGCCCTCGGCATCCTGATGCTGGTGCTGTTCCTTGTCTTCCTGATGCTCGGATTCCCGATCGCCTTCACGCTGATGGCGCTCGGTGTCGGCTTCGGCTACTTCACGCAAGGCGACAGCATCTTCCAGCTTTTCGTGCAGCGCACCTATTCGGTGATGTCGAACGACGTGTTGATCTCGATCCCGCTGTTCCTGTTCATGGGCTACGTGATCGAGCGCGCCAACATCCTCGATCGGCTGTTCCGCTCCATCCAGCTCGCCGCCGGCTGGCTGCCCGGCTCGCTCGCCGTGGCGACGCTCATCACCTGCGCGCTATTCGCCACCGCCACCGGCATCGTCGGCGCGGTGGTCACGCTGATGGGCCTGCTCGCCTTCCCGGCCATGCTGCGTGCCGGCTACGATACCCGCATCGCCTCGGGCGTGGTCTGCGCCGGCGGCTGCCTGGGCATCCTCATTCCACCCAGCGTGATGCTCATCCTCTACGGCGCCACCGCCGGCGTCTCGGTGGTGAAGCTTTACGCCGCCGCCTTCATCCCGGGCCTCGCTTTGGCGGGCATGTACATTCTCTACGTCATCGTCCGGGTGATGATGAATCCCTCGCTCGCCCCCAAGCTGCCGGCCGAGGAACGCAACGTCCCTGCCCTCACCATCATCTTAGCGCTGCTGACCTCCTTCTTCCCGCTGGTGACTCTGATCGTCGCGGTGCTGGGCTGTATCATCTTCGGCCTCGCCACCCCCTCGGAGGCGGCCGCCATCGGCGCCCTGGGCGCGGTGCTACTGGCGCTGGCCTATCGCTCATTCAGCCTCGACAAGATGAAGGACTCGGTGTTCCTCACCGCCCGCGCCTCGGCGATGGTGTGCTGGCTGTTCGTCGGCTCGGCGGTGTTCTCCGCCGTCTTCGCCCTGCTCGGCGGACAGCGGGTGGTCGAAGAGTTCATCATGGGGCTGAACCTCGGCCCGGTCGGCTTCCTGATCCTGACCCAGATCATCATCTTCGTGCTGGGCTGGCCGCTGGAATGGACGGAGATCATCGTCATCTTCCTGCCGATCTTCCTGCCGCTGCTCGACCATTTCGGCATCGACCCGATCTTCTTCGGGGTGCTGGTGGCGCTGAACCTGCAGACCTCGTTCCTGTCGCCACCCGTGGCGATGGCGCCATTCTACTTGAAAGGCGTGGCACCGAAGCACGTCTCCATCGACGAGATATTCTCCGGCGTGATGCCCTTCATCTTCATCGTCGTCTTCGCGATGATACTGCTCTACACATGGCCAGGTTTCGCGCTCTGGCTGCCGAGCTACCTCTACGGCGGCTGA
- a CDS encoding DUF488 family protein, which yields MAKHPPLFTIGYEQVSSAAVLDTLSAAGVDLLVDVRAVAASRRAGFSKSLLAAGVSERGIGYLHLRGLGTPTEGRQAARSGHHDELWRIYGAHLATPTAQEQLDELTALVKAGRRVCLLCYERHPEHCHRQMIADLICERVGVRAEHLAAPPV from the coding sequence ATGGCAAAACACCCGCCCCTCTTCACCATCGGCTACGAGCAGGTCTCCTCCGCCGCCGTGCTCGACACGCTGAGCGCGGCGGGAGTCGATCTGCTGGTCGACGTGCGGGCGGTGGCCGCCTCGCGCCGGGCGGGCTTCTCCAAGAGCCTGCTGGCGGCCGGCGTGTCCGAGCGCGGCATCGGTTACCTGCATCTGCGCGGCCTCGGCACGCCGACGGAGGGCCGGCAGGCGGCGCGCAGTGGTCACCATGACGAGCTGTGGCGCATCTACGGCGCGCATCTCGCCACCCCGACCGCGCAGGAGCAGCTCGACGAACTGACCGCGCTGGTGAAGGCCGGCCGGCGCGTCTGCCTGCTGTGCTATGAGCGCCATCCCGAGCACTGCCACCGGCAGATGATCGCCGATCTCATCTGCGAGCGCGTCGGGGTCAGAGCCGAGCACCTCGCCGCTCCGCCGGTGTAA
- a CDS encoding ATP-binding protein: protein MKIGIELGSSNAGQPVRLDLEELLSTRLLVQGNSGSGKSHLLRRLLEQSAGHVQQAIIDPEGDFVGLAERYGHVVIDAERTAGEIGRIAARIRKHRASVVFNLEGLDADAQMRSAAALLNGLFDADREYWFPMLVIVDEAQLFAPSGAGEISDEARRVSLSAMTNLMCRGRKRGLAGVIATQRLAKLAKNVAAEASNFLMGRTFLDIDMARAADLLGMEKRQAESFRDLNTGSFVALGPALSRRPLPVKIGDVTTASRNGRPSLLPPPELGTAEIQDLIFDDLGGEPLPAPPPRPRPRALDEVLETLEDAPEMAAAPVDPEVAAAFEAEREALIEEIVRQFVSDGDAPFRSAASLYPDFLVHCRVRRVGSKVPDLSDFTRRLAIARAGLDARSEDEGWQRAVEQAAGLPDEMQGVFLLLARAGMEGAPSPADEALARAYGSRSPSRGRWLLTYMEERGHLVCEADFRGRRVVRFPALGWKTAPGDPKALTA, encoded by the coding sequence ATGAAGATCGGTATCGAGCTCGGGAGCAGCAACGCCGGCCAGCCGGTGCGGCTCGACCTGGAGGAGCTCCTGTCGACGCGCCTGCTGGTGCAGGGCAATTCCGGCTCCGGCAAGTCGCATCTCCTGCGCCGCCTGCTGGAGCAGAGCGCCGGCCATGTGCAGCAGGCGATCATCGACCCGGAAGGCGATTTCGTCGGCCTCGCCGAGCGCTACGGCCATGTGGTGATCGACGCCGAGCGCACCGCCGGCGAGATCGGGCGCATCGCCGCCCGCATCCGCAAGCATCGGGCCTCGGTGGTTTTCAATCTCGAAGGGCTCGACGCCGACGCGCAGATGCGCTCGGCCGCGGCCCTCCTGAACGGCCTGTTCGACGCCGATCGCGAATACTGGTTCCCGATGCTGGTCATCGTTGACGAGGCGCAGCTCTTCGCGCCTTCGGGCGCCGGCGAGATTTCGGACGAGGCGCGGCGGGTCTCGCTCTCGGCCATGACCAATCTGATGTGCCGCGGCCGCAAGCGCGGGCTCGCTGGCGTCATCGCCACCCAGCGCCTCGCCAAGCTCGCCAAGAACGTGGCGGCGGAAGCCTCCAACTTCCTGATGGGCCGTACCTTCCTCGACATCGACATGGCCCGCGCGGCCGACCTCCTCGGCATGGAAAAGCGGCAGGCGGAGAGTTTCCGCGATCTCAACACCGGCTCCTTCGTGGCGCTCGGTCCGGCATTGTCGCGCCGGCCGCTGCCGGTGAAGATCGGCGATGTCACCACCGCCAGCCGCAACGGCCGGCCCTCGCTGTTGCCGCCGCCGGAGCTCGGCACCGCCGAGATACAGGACCTGATCTTCGACGATCTCGGTGGCGAGCCGCTGCCCGCCCCGCCGCCGCGTCCGCGGCCGCGGGCGCTGGACGAGGTGCTGGAGACGCTGGAGGACGCGCCGGAGATGGCGGCCGCGCCGGTCGATCCGGAGGTCGCCGCGGCCTTCGAGGCCGAGCGCGAGGCGCTGATCGAGGAGATCGTGCGCCAGTTCGTCTCGGACGGTGACGCGCCGTTCCGCTCCGCCGCATCGCTCTACCCCGATTTCCTGGTGCATTGCCGTGTGCGGCGGGTAGGCTCGAAGGTGCCGGACCTCTCGGACTTCACCCGCCGCCTCGCCATCGCCCGCGCCGGGCTCGACGCCCGGTCGGAGGACGAGGGCTGGCAGCGCGCGGTGGAGCAGGCGGCCGGCCTGCCGGACGAGATGCAGGGCGTGTTCCTGTTGCTCGCCCGCGCCGGCATGGAGGGCGCGCCTTCCCCGGCCGACGAGGCACTGGCGCGCGCCTATGGCAGCCGCTCGCCCTCGCGCGGGCGCTGGCTGCTGACTTATATGGAGGAGCGCGGGCACCTCGTCTGCGAGGCCGATTTCCGCGGGCGGCGCGTGGTGCGCTTCCCCGCGCTCGGCTGGAAGACCGCGCCGGGCGATCCCAAGGCGCTCACCGCCTGA
- a CDS encoding TRAP transporter substrate-binding protein, with amino-acid sequence MTETSGKSTDAHHDVRTSRRRFIATAAAVAGATAVAAPAVHAQAPIKLKFQSTWPNKDIFHEFAGDYVKRVNAMTGGRVELELLPAGSVVPAFQMADAVSSGILDGGHGVAAYWYGKNKAFSLFGTAPAFGWDADELLGWIRYGGGQELYDDLITNVLKLNLVGMLYGPMPTQPLGWFKKEITSADDFKGLKYRTVGLGADLNKELGAAVTIIAGGEIVPAIDRGLLDGAEFNNPSSDLVLGFPDVSKIYMLQSYHQALECFEILFNKNKFQGLPQDVQAILKSAADASSSDMMWKAQDRYSKDLEAIKARGVKVLPTPKPVLDAQLAAWDKVIANLSADPFFKKVIDSQKAWAQRVVGFRLQYEADSKTAYDHFFGKA; translated from the coding sequence ATGACCGAAACGTCAGGGAAGAGCACGGACGCGCATCACGACGTCCGCACCAGCCGCCGCCGCTTCATTGCCACCGCCGCGGCCGTTGCCGGCGCAACCGCCGTTGCCGCGCCCGCCGTGCATGCGCAGGCGCCGATCAAGCTGAAATTCCAGTCGACCTGGCCGAACAAGGACATCTTCCACGAGTTCGCCGGCGACTACGTCAAGCGCGTCAACGCCATGACCGGCGGGCGCGTCGAACTCGAGCTGCTGCCCGCCGGCTCGGTGGTGCCCGCCTTCCAAATGGCCGACGCGGTATCGTCGGGCATTCTCGACGGCGGCCATGGCGTCGCCGCCTACTGGTACGGCAAGAACAAGGCCTTCTCGCTGTTCGGCACCGCCCCGGCCTTCGGCTGGGACGCCGACGAGCTTCTCGGCTGGATCCGCTATGGCGGTGGCCAGGAGCTCTATGACGACCTCATCACCAACGTGCTGAAGCTCAATCTCGTCGGCATGCTCTACGGGCCGATGCCGACCCAGCCGCTCGGCTGGTTCAAGAAGGAGATCACCAGCGCGGACGACTTCAAGGGGCTGAAGTACCGCACGGTCGGTCTCGGCGCGGACCTGAACAAGGAGCTCGGCGCGGCCGTCACCATCATCGCCGGCGGCGAGATCGTGCCCGCCATCGACCGCGGCCTGCTGGACGGCGCCGAGTTCAACAACCCGTCCTCCGACCTCGTGCTCGGCTTCCCGGACGTCTCGAAGATCTACATGCTCCAGAGCTACCATCAGGCGCTGGAGTGCTTCGAGATCCTGTTCAACAAGAACAAGTTCCAGGGCCTGCCGCAGGACGTGCAGGCGATCCTCAAGTCGGCCGCCGATGCCTCCTCCTCCGACATGATGTGGAAGGCGCAGGACCGCTACTCGAAGGATCTCGAGGCCATCAAGGCGCGCGGCGTGAAGGTGCTGCCCACCCCGAAGCCGGTCCTCGACGCTCAGCTGGCGGCCTGGGACAAGGTGATCGCCAACCTGTCCGCCGACCCGTTCTTCAAGAAGGTGATCGACAGCCAGAAGGCCTGGGCGCAGCGCGTCGTCGGCTTCCGCCTCCAGTACGAGGCGGATTCGAAGACCGCCTACGACCATTTCTTCGGCAAGGCGTGA
- a CDS encoding XdhC family protein — protein sequence MFTREDDVLAAAASWRREGRGVAVATVVETWGSAPRPVGSHLAIDEEGNFLGSVSGGCVEGAVVAEAAEVIADGQPRLLEFGVTDETAWNVGLSCGGRIAVYVEKVA from the coding sequence ATGTTCACGCGCGAGGATGACGTGCTGGCCGCCGCGGCGAGCTGGCGGCGCGAGGGGCGCGGCGTTGCCGTCGCCACCGTGGTCGAGACCTGGGGTTCGGCCCCGCGCCCGGTGGGCAGCCACCTTGCCATAGACGAGGAGGGCAACTTCCTCGGCTCGGTCTCCGGTGGCTGCGTCGAGGGCGCCGTCGTGGCCGAGGCCGCGGAGGTGATCGCCGACGGCCAGCCGCGTCTGCTCGAATTCGGTGTCACCGACGAGACCGCGTGGAATGTCGGCCTTTCCTGCGGCGGCCGCATCGCCGTCTATGTCGAGAAGGTCGCCTGA